From the Salmo trutta chromosome 30, fSalTru1.1, whole genome shotgun sequence genome, one window contains:
- the LOC115168379 gene encoding calcium-responsive transactivator isoform X2: MLDENHHLIQCIMDYQSKGKTAECTQYQQILHRNLVYLATIADSNQNMQSLLPAPPTPNMGSMGPGGMGQNGGSGPIHSQSNLNDTMTPGLPPPSLMQSQMSNGPSHAPMQQQQHAGQTQSAGPSSTSLSLSASTHSSALGYSHPIPPSSQGSMIQGPGPSPGYGSSSSSSSRSNLNMQSNPVSMMQQQSATPHYPSSQTGAGQQHYQGQQTAMGMLGQSGQGNSMVSQRPMGTYRPTQQGCALQYMGQDEFYGEQYGHTQSSSEPINQQYYPDGHGEYSYQQSSYGEQGYERPFDESSQHYYEGGNSQYSQQQAQYQHGSGQQQPFSQQQYPSQQGYSTQQQGYGPGQGASSQYSQYQQGQGQQYSSYRSSQAAPGAQTQRPYAYEQVQLQPPPTPGFEEDGAVQPNIGVNMETTSNKAPPPGQTGGQVRQGNSSVNAP, from the exons GTATCAGCAGATCCTTCACAGAAACCTGGTCTATCTGGCCACGATAGCAGATTCTAATCAGAACATGCAGTCACTGTTACCTGCG CCTCCTACCCCTAACATGGGGAGTATGGGTCCTGGAGGGATGGGGCAGAACGGGGGCAGTGGGCCCATACACTCCCAGAGTAACCTAAACGACACCATGACACCTGGcctgccccccccctccttgATGCAGAGTCAGATGAGCAATG GCCCCAGCCACGCTCccatgcagcagcagcagcatgcgGGTCAGACACAGTCGGCTGGGCCCTCCTCCACGTCCCTCAGCCTGTCGGCCAGCACCCACAGCTCAGCCTTGGGCTACAGCCACCCCATTCCCCCCTCTTCCCAGGGCAGCATGATCCAGGGGCCTGGCCCAAGCCCAGGCTAcggttcttcctcttcttcctcctcccgcAGCAACCTCAACATGCAGTCCAACCCAG TTTCCATGATGCAGCAGCAGTCGGCCACACCTCATTACCCGTCGTCCCAGACTGGGGCCGGGCAGCAGCACTACCAGGGCCAACAGACTGCTATGGGCATGTTGGGGCAGAGCGGACAAGGCAACAGTATGGTGAGCCAGAGGCCCATGGGGACTTACCGACCCACACAGCAAG GATGTGCACTGCAGTACATGGGACAAGATGAGTTCTACGGAGAGCAGTATGGACACACTCAGAGCTCCAGTGAGCCCATAAACCAGCAGTATTACCCTGATG GTCATGGCGAGTACTCCTACCAACAGTCGTCCTACGGCGAACAGGGCTATGAGAGGCCCTTTGACGAGTCCTCACAGCACTACTACGAAGGAG GCAACTCCCAGTACAGTCAGCAGCAAGCCCAGTACCAGCATGGCTCAGGTCAGCAGCAGCCCTTCAGCCAGCAACAGTACCCCTCACAGCAGGGTTACAGCACACAGCAACAGGGCTATg GTCCAGGTCAGGGTGCGTCGTCCCAGTACTCCCAGTACCAGCAGGGTCAGGGCCAGCAGTATAGCTCCTACCGCTCCTCCCAGGCTGCCCCTGGGGCACAGACACAGAGGCCCTACGCTTACGAACAGGTACAGCTACAGCCACCCCCGACCCCAGGTTTTGAGGAGGACGGTGCTGTCCAACCAAACATTGG GGTCAATATGGAAACTACCAGCAATAAGGCACCACCTCCTGGGCAAACTGGTGGACAAGTTAGGCAAGGGAACAGTTCTGTGAATGCCCCTTAA
- the LOC115168379 gene encoding calcium-responsive transactivator isoform X5 — MQSLLPAPPTPNMGSMGPGGMGQNGGSGPIHSQSNLNDTMTPGLPPPSLMQSQMSNGPSHAPMQQQQHAGQTQSAGPSSTSLSLSASTHSSALGYSHPIPPSSQGSMIQGPGPSPGYGSSSSSSSRSNLNMQSNPVSMMQQQSATPHYPSSQTGAGQQHYQGQQTAMGMLGQSGQGNSMVSQRPMGTYRPTQQGCALQYMGQDEFYGEQYGHTQSSSEPINQQYYPDGHGEYSYQQSSYGEQGYERPFDESSQHYYEGGNSQYSQQQAQYQHGSGQQQPFSQQQYPSQQGYSTQQQGYGPGQGASSQYSQYQQGQGQQYSSYRSSQAAPGAQTQRPYAYEQVQLQPPPTPGFEEDGAVQPNIGVNMETTSNKAPPPGQTGGQVRQGNSSVNAP, encoded by the exons ATGCAGTCACTGTTACCTGCG CCTCCTACCCCTAACATGGGGAGTATGGGTCCTGGAGGGATGGGGCAGAACGGGGGCAGTGGGCCCATACACTCCCAGAGTAACCTAAACGACACCATGACACCTGGcctgccccccccctccttgATGCAGAGTCAGATGAGCAATG GCCCCAGCCACGCTCccatgcagcagcagcagcatgcgGGTCAGACACAGTCGGCTGGGCCCTCCTCCACGTCCCTCAGCCTGTCGGCCAGCACCCACAGCTCAGCCTTGGGCTACAGCCACCCCATTCCCCCCTCTTCCCAGGGCAGCATGATCCAGGGGCCTGGCCCAAGCCCAGGCTAcggttcttcctcttcttcctcctcccgcAGCAACCTCAACATGCAGTCCAACCCAG TTTCCATGATGCAGCAGCAGTCGGCCACACCTCATTACCCGTCGTCCCAGACTGGGGCCGGGCAGCAGCACTACCAGGGCCAACAGACTGCTATGGGCATGTTGGGGCAGAGCGGACAAGGCAACAGTATGGTGAGCCAGAGGCCCATGGGGACTTACCGACCCACACAGCAAG GATGTGCACTGCAGTACATGGGACAAGATGAGTTCTACGGAGAGCAGTATGGACACACTCAGAGCTCCAGTGAGCCCATAAACCAGCAGTATTACCCTGATG GTCATGGCGAGTACTCCTACCAACAGTCGTCCTACGGCGAACAGGGCTATGAGAGGCCCTTTGACGAGTCCTCACAGCACTACTACGAAGGAG GCAACTCCCAGTACAGTCAGCAGCAAGCCCAGTACCAGCATGGCTCAGGTCAGCAGCAGCCCTTCAGCCAGCAACAGTACCCCTCACAGCAGGGTTACAGCACACAGCAACAGGGCTATg GTCCAGGTCAGGGTGCGTCGTCCCAGTACTCCCAGTACCAGCAGGGTCAGGGCCAGCAGTATAGCTCCTACCGCTCCTCCCAGGCTGCCCCTGGGGCACAGACACAGAGGCCCTACGCTTACGAACAGGTACAGCTACAGCCACCCCCGACCCCAGGTTTTGAGGAGGACGGTGCTGTCCAACCAAACATTGG GGTCAATATGGAAACTACCAGCAATAAGGCACCACCTCCTGGGCAAACTGGTGGACAAGTTAGGCAAGGGAACAGTTCTGTGAATGCCCCTTAA